A section of the Flavobacterium sp. CG_23.5 genome encodes:
- the thrS gene encoding threonine--tRNA ligase encodes MIKITLPDGSVREYASGVTPMDVAKSISEGFARNVISASFNGTTVETTTPLTTDGSLILYTWNDEGGKKAFWHSTSHVMAQVLEEMYPGIKLTLGPPISNGFYYDVDFEDQKITDADFKKIEDRVLEISRGKHEFKLRPVSKADALELYKDNVYKTELITNLEDGTITFCDHDTFTDLCRGGHIPNTGIIKAMKIMSVAGAYWRGDEKNKQLTRVYGTSFPKQKDLTEYLLLLEEAKRRDHRKLGKELELFAFSAKVGQGLPLWLPKGAALRDRLEQFLKKAQKKAGYEQVVTPHIGQKELYVTSGHYAKYGADSFQPISTPAEGEEFLLKPMNCPHHCEIYNVRPWSYKDLPKRYAEFGTVYRYEQSGELHGLTRVRGFTQDDAHIFCTPDQLDEEFKKVIDLVLYVFSSLGFENFTAQISLRDKENRDKYIGSDENWEKAENAIINAAKDKNLDTVVEYGEAAFYGPKLDFMVKDALGRQWQLGTIQVDYNLPERFDLTYKGSDNELHRPVMIHRAPFGSMERFIAILLEHTAGNFPLWLMPEQAIILSLSEKYEIYAKKVLDLLENHEIRALVDNRSETIGKKIRDAEMQKIPFMLIVGEEEEKNGTISIRRHGQEGKGNISVTIEEFAAIVDEEIKKTLKVFTV; translated from the coding sequence ATGATTAAGATTACTTTGCCCGATGGGTCAGTTAGAGAGTATGCTTCAGGGGTAACTCCCATGGATGTTGCTAAAAGCATTAGTGAAGGATTTGCCAGAAATGTAATTTCGGCTTCTTTCAATGGTACAACTGTTGAAACTACAACTCCTTTGACGACGGATGGCAGTCTTATATTATATACATGGAATGACGAAGGCGGAAAAAAGGCATTCTGGCATTCTACTTCTCACGTAATGGCGCAGGTTCTGGAGGAAATGTATCCAGGAATAAAATTAACCCTTGGACCACCAATCTCGAATGGGTTTTACTATGACGTAGATTTTGAAGATCAAAAAATCACAGATGCTGACTTCAAGAAAATTGAGGATCGCGTTCTTGAGATTTCTAGAGGAAAACATGAATTTAAACTTCGTCCTGTTTCCAAAGCAGACGCATTAGAGCTATACAAAGACAATGTTTATAAAACAGAATTAATCACGAATCTGGAAGACGGCACAATCACGTTTTGTGATCATGATACTTTTACTGACTTATGTCGTGGTGGTCATATTCCGAATACTGGAATTATCAAGGCGATGAAAATCATGAGTGTTGCAGGTGCTTACTGGCGTGGTGATGAAAAAAATAAGCAATTGACACGCGTTTACGGTACTTCGTTTCCGAAACAAAAAGATTTGACGGAATACTTATTACTACTGGAAGAAGCAAAACGTCGTGATCACAGAAAACTGGGTAAAGAGCTTGAACTGTTTGCTTTTTCAGCAAAAGTAGGTCAAGGACTTCCGTTGTGGTTGCCAAAAGGCGCTGCACTTCGTGACAGATTAGAGCAGTTTTTGAAAAAAGCACAAAAGAAAGCAGGTTACGAACAAGTAGTTACTCCACATATTGGTCAAAAAGAATTATATGTAACTTCTGGTCATTATGCAAAATATGGTGCCGATAGCTTCCAACCGATAAGCACTCCGGCTGAAGGGGAAGAATTTCTATTGAAACCAATGAATTGCCCACATCACTGTGAAATATATAATGTAAGACCTTGGTCATACAAAGATTTACCAAAACGTTATGCTGAATTTGGTACTGTATACAGATACGAACAAAGTGGAGAGCTGCATGGCTTAACACGCGTTCGTGGGTTTACTCAGGATGATGCCCATATCTTTTGTACGCCAGATCAGCTTGACGAGGAATTTAAGAAAGTAATTGATTTAGTACTCTACGTGTTTTCTTCATTAGGATTCGAGAACTTCACCGCTCAGATTTCACTAAGAGATAAAGAAAACAGGGATAAATATATAGGTTCTGATGAAAACTGGGAAAAAGCAGAAAATGCGATTATTAACGCTGCTAAAGATAAAAACCTAGATACTGTTGTTGAATATGGCGAAGCTGCTTTCTATGGTCCAAAATTGGACTTCATGGTAAAAGATGCTTTGGGTAGACAATGGCAATTAGGAACAATTCAAGTAGATTACAACCTGCCTGAACGTTTTGATTTGACCTACAAAGGTTCTGATAACGAATTACATAGACCTGTAATGATTCACCGTGCGCCTTTTGGTTCAATGGAACGTTTTATTGCTATATTATTAGAGCACACTGCAGGAAATTTCCCGCTTTGGTTGATGCCGGAACAGGCTATTATATTGTCTTTGAGTGAGAAATATGAAATATATGCGAAAAAAGTTTTAGATTTGCTAGAAAATCACGAAATTCGCGCCCTCGTTGACAACAGAAGTGAGACAATAGGCAAGAAAATTAGAGACGCTGAAATGCAAAAAATCCCGTTTATGCTGATTGTAGGCGAGGAAGAAGAGAAAAACGGCACTATTTCTATCCGTCGCCATGGACAGGAAGGAAAAGGCAACATCAGCGTTACGATTGAAGAGTTTGCTGCAATAGTGGACGAAGAAATCAAAAAAACATTAAAAGTATTTACAGTTTAA
- the infC gene encoding translation initiation factor IF-3: MAIRSNRGYQPRVEKKDAHRINNLIRGVQEVRLVGENIEPGVFKLSEALRLADQFELDLVEISPNAEPPVCKIMDYKKFVYEQKKRDKILKAKSTQVVVKEIRFGPQTDEHDYEFKRKNAEKFLKEGAKLKAFVFFKGRSIIYKDQGQILLLRLATDLEEFGKVEAMPVLEGKRMIMFIAPKKKK; the protein is encoded by the coding sequence ATAGCAATAAGAAGCAACAGAGGTTATCAACCTCGCGTAGAAAAAAAGGATGCACACAGAATAAACAATCTTATTCGTGGTGTACAAGAAGTACGTCTTGTAGGTGAAAATATTGAGCCAGGAGTTTTTAAACTTTCTGAAGCTCTAAGATTAGCTGATCAATTTGAATTAGATCTAGTTGAGATTTCGCCTAATGCAGAGCCACCGGTTTGTAAAATCATGGATTACAAGAAATTTGTTTACGAACAAAAGAAACGTGATAAAATTCTAAAAGCGAAATCTACGCAAGTAGTCGTTAAAGAAATTCGTTTTGGTCCTCAAACTGATGAGCATGATTATGAGTTTAAAAGAAAGAATGCTGAGAAATTCTTGAAAGAAGGTGCAAAATTGAAAGCTTTTGTATTCTTTAAAGGACGTTCAATTATCTACAAAGATCAAGGTCAAATCTTATTATTGAGATTAGCGACAGATTTAGAAGAATTTGGTAAAGTGGAAGCGATGCCGGTTCTTGAAGGAAAGAGAATGATTATGTTCATTGCTCCGAAGAAAAAGAAGTAA
- the rpmI gene encoding 50S ribosomal protein L35: MPKMKTKSSAKKRFKVTGSGKIKRKHAFKSHILTKKSKKRKLALTHSALVHKTDMKSIKQQLRII, translated from the coding sequence ATGCCTAAAATGAAAACCAAATCTAGCGCCAAGAAACGTTTTAAAGTTACTGGTTCTGGAAAGATTAAAAGAAAGCACGCTTTTAAAAGTCACATCTTGACTAAAAAATCTAAAAAACGTAAATTAGCTTTGACACATTCAGCGCTAGTTCACAAAACGGATATGAAAAGCATCAAACAACAATTAAGAATTATCTAA
- the rplT gene encoding 50S ribosomal protein L20 produces the protein MPRAVNSVAKRARRKKIMKQAKGFFGRRKNVWTVAKNAVEKAMCYAYRDRKVNKRNFRALWIQRINAGARLEGMSYSQFMGKVKANGIELNRKVLADLAMNHPEAFKAVLNKVK, from the coding sequence ATGCCAAGAGCGGTAAATTCAGTTGCTAAAAGAGCAAGAAGAAAAAAAATAATGAAGCAAGCCAAAGGTTTCTTTGGTCGTCGTAAAAACGTTTGGACAGTTGCTAAGAATGCGGTAGAGAAAGCAATGTGCTACGCTTACCGTGACAGAAAAGTGAACAAAAGAAATTTCCGTGCTTTATGGATTCAACGTATCAACGCTGGAGCTAGATTGGAAGGAATGTCTTATTCACAATTCATGGGTAAAGTAAAAGCTAACGGAATCGAATTGAACCGTAAAGTTCTTGCAGATTTAGCTATGAACCACCCTGAAGCTTTCAAAGCTGTACTTAATAAAGTAAAATAA
- a CDS encoding nuclear transport factor 2 family protein, which produces MKKLFLLGFATILFVACKQEVRYTQKSAEIDTYKKVMEDYKNQNWEDYPKHYADTAKVMSNVTRKKALTVAQAIEKSKEDAKLFTWVVKDDDYEMVVTDKGETWVNYWGLWTGTLKSTKKVYEIPFHNTARFIDGKIVQENGYWNNSEIVTDMLSVAKTPTSETTKTQK; this is translated from the coding sequence ATGAAAAAACTATTCTTATTAGGATTTGCAACAATCCTTTTCGTAGCATGTAAACAAGAAGTACGCTACACACAAAAATCTGCAGAAATTGACACCTATAAAAAAGTTATGGAGGATTACAAAAACCAAAACTGGGAAGATTATCCAAAACACTACGCAGATACAGCAAAAGTAATGAGTAATGTAACCCGAAAAAAAGCTCTAACGGTGGCGCAAGCCATTGAAAAAAGCAAAGAAGATGCAAAATTATTTACTTGGGTTGTAAAAGATGATGATTACGAAATGGTGGTAACTGACAAAGGTGAAACTTGGGTTAACTATTGGGGTTTATGGACAGGAACATTAAAATCCACCAAAAAAGTTTATGAAATTCCTTTTCATAATACAGCACGATTTATCGATGGTAAAATTGTTCAAGAAAATGGCTATTGGAATAATTCAGAAATTGTAACCGATATGTTATCAGTGGCTAAAACTCCTACTTCTGAAACTACTAAAACACAAAAATAA
- a CDS encoding nuclear transport factor 2 family protein, translated as MKNILFGLVILGMTILPSISNAQGNNQQIADEVMNMVKAQWAAQAADPTNAAEMDKNTADDYTEFNASFATRIDGKALSSRLAEASGKDPSRRLAAEMLNPKVQVYGDVAILSYNFAGEVKNKDGEVKPTRAKSTRVYAKINGKWKLVHANFAADPMPKD; from the coding sequence ATGAAAAACATATTATTTGGACTGGTTATACTTGGTATGACCATCTTGCCCTCCATTTCTAATGCACAAGGAAACAATCAACAAATTGCAGATGAAGTAATGAACATGGTTAAAGCACAATGGGCTGCTCAAGCCGCTGACCCAACCAATGCTGCTGAAATGGACAAAAACACTGCCGATGATTACACTGAATTTAATGCGAGTTTTGCCACACGCATTGATGGCAAAGCATTATCATCCAGATTAGCTGAAGCATCAGGAAAAGATCCGTCTCGTAGACTTGCTGCAGAAATGCTAAATCCTAAAGTACAAGTTTATGGTGACGTGGCGATTCTTTCCTATAATTTTGCTGGTGAAGTAAAAAACAAAGATGGCGAAGTTAAACCAACACGTGCAAAATCAACACGTGTGTATGCAAAAATAAATGGGAAATGGAAATTAGTGCATGCTAATTTTGCTGCAGACCCAATGCCAAAGGACTAA
- a CDS encoding nuclear transport factor 2 family protein, with protein MKKSILLTLAFLSIATVFAQGKREVKKATSMIENIAIIDNLYKAFATGDIPTVLASMDAKIVWNEAEGNAYADGNPYIGPEAVLNGIFARIGAEHEYFTLTDIKLHNMDNNQVLATLRYKAKLKKNGTEFDAQAAHLWSLKNGKVIAFQQYVDTKKLNDANSK; from the coding sequence ATGAAAAAATCAATCTTATTAACTTTAGCTTTTTTAAGCATAGCAACAGTGTTTGCTCAAGGTAAAAGAGAAGTTAAAAAAGCAACTTCAATGATTGAAAATATTGCAATTATTGACAACTTATACAAAGCATTTGCAACTGGTGATATTCCTACGGTTTTGGCTAGCATGGATGCTAAAATTGTTTGGAATGAAGCTGAAGGAAATGCTTATGCTGATGGCAATCCCTACATTGGGCCGGAAGCTGTTTTAAATGGTATTTTTGCTCGTATAGGTGCAGAACATGAATACTTTACTCTTACCGATATTAAATTACACAACATGGATAATAATCAAGTATTGGCAACACTGCGATATAAAGCAAAACTTAAAAAAAATGGGACTGAATTTGATGCACAAGCAGCGCATCTTTGGTCTTTAAAAAACGGAAAAGTGATTGCATTTCAGCAATATGTTGATACAAAAAAATTAAATGATGCAAACAGCAAATAA
- a CDS encoding tetratricopeptide repeat-containing sensor histidine kinase has translation MVRQKSHFPVFILLLLLILSFQSCEKKTQHIPKKNHNVAAINRLIDLGDKYFESGKYDSSYYYFLKAKSICDPKKDQSKIIYVISNLATIQQNQGDYSGSEATAMEAFPILETTTNPKYKWNIYTILGLNYLNTLDNKTALYYFSKALNLKTDAYRKNGTKNNIALVHIENENYKKAIQILIPMTSEIEVIKDSINYIRTISNIGYCYNKMSSPKAFYYLNRSLKIRLQIKDELGIVGSYYNLSTFYKKSNPNLAIAYAKLAYEKTTRYNAVDDRLKCLEQLIQISSSNQIKKYSLDYIRINDSIHKIRQNAKNQFAKIKYDSKKERDENLKLKSQKVKNELQLEQQKNKTLILFLIVGIIIAFTGFIYYYLVTKHKRENIKTSYNTEVRIAKKLHDELANDVYQAMAFAETQDLSTADNKEILLNNLDNIYSRTRNISRKNSTIETGLSFIPNLKEMMSGFNTTAIHVLINGLDIINWSVVEDTKKITVYRILQELLVNMKKHSKSSLVLISFKKNDKKIQIDYSDNGVGATLEELNFKKGLQNVENRILAIKGTITFDTKSGKGFKVNILFPL, from the coding sequence ATGGTACGACAAAAGTCACATTTTCCGGTTTTTATTTTACTGCTTCTTCTGATTCTCTCTTTTCAATCCTGTGAAAAGAAAACGCAACATATTCCTAAAAAAAATCACAATGTAGCTGCGATTAATCGTCTTATTGACCTTGGAGACAAATATTTTGAAAGTGGTAAATATGATAGTTCCTATTACTATTTCTTAAAAGCGAAATCCATATGCGATCCCAAAAAAGACCAATCTAAAATTATTTATGTCATTTCGAATTTAGCTACCATTCAACAGAACCAAGGAGATTACTCTGGAAGTGAGGCTACTGCAATGGAGGCTTTCCCTATCCTAGAAACGACCACAAATCCCAAATACAAATGGAACATCTATACCATACTAGGTCTGAACTATTTGAATACATTGGATAATAAAACAGCATTATATTATTTTTCCAAAGCACTGAATTTAAAAACCGATGCATACCGAAAAAATGGTACTAAAAATAATATTGCTTTAGTTCATATAGAAAATGAGAACTACAAGAAAGCAATACAAATTCTAATACCTATGACTTCAGAAATAGAAGTCATAAAAGATTCAATTAATTATATTAGAACGATTTCCAACATAGGTTACTGTTATAACAAAATGTCAAGTCCAAAAGCATTTTACTATTTGAATAGATCTTTAAAAATTCGATTACAAATAAAAGATGAGCTGGGAATTGTCGGGAGTTATTATAACCTCTCCACTTTTTACAAAAAAAGTAATCCAAATTTAGCTATAGCTTATGCTAAATTAGCTTACGAGAAAACAACTAGATATAATGCAGTAGATGATCGACTAAAATGTTTAGAACAATTAATACAAATTAGTTCGAGCAATCAAATAAAAAAATATTCTCTCGATTACATTCGCATTAATGACAGTATCCATAAAATAAGACAAAATGCGAAAAATCAATTTGCAAAAATCAAATACGATTCCAAGAAAGAACGAGATGAAAACCTAAAACTAAAATCCCAAAAGGTTAAGAATGAACTTCAATTAGAGCAACAAAAAAATAAAACTCTAATTCTCTTTTTAATTGTCGGAATTATTATTGCCTTCACTGGTTTTATATATTATTATTTGGTTACAAAACACAAAAGAGAAAATATTAAAACTTCCTACAATACCGAAGTTCGAATAGCAAAAAAACTCCATGACGAACTCGCAAATGATGTATATCAGGCCATGGCTTTCGCCGAAACACAAGATCTATCTACCGCCGATAATAAAGAAATCTTACTAAACAATCTAGACAATATTTATTCTAGAACCCGAAACATTTCTAGAAAAAACAGTACGATCGAAACAGGTTTGTCTTTTATACCCAACTTAAAGGAAATGATGTCCGGATTTAATACTACTGCAATCCATGTTTTAATAAATGGATTGGATATCATCAATTGGTCTGTTGTTGAAGATACTAAAAAAATTACCGTATATCGAATCCTTCAGGAACTGTTAGTTAACATGAAAAAACACAGTAAATCTAGTTTAGTCTTAATTTCTTTCAAAAAAAATGATAAAAAAATACAAATAGATTACAGTGATAATGGTGTCGGAGCTACTTTGGAAGAATTAAATTTCAAAAAAGGACTACAAAATGTGGAAAACCGTATTCTTGCTATAAAAGGAACAATTACTTTTGATACTAAATCAGGAAAAGGATTTAAAGTAAATATCCTATTCCCACTATAA
- a CDS encoding response regulator transcription factor, whose product MFNKVLVAEDLDSISIAVVQALEEISIVEIHHSKYCDDAFLKVKKALHDNVPYDLLISDLSFKTDHRENRLNSGEELIEAVKNVQPDIKTIVFSIEDKSFRIQSLFNNLGINAYVSKGRKSIPELQNAIQRIHCTDEKIISSELSHTLKDKSIFEIEAYDISLLKLLSKGLILEEISENFKESGIIPNGSSSIEKRINKLKVYFKANNNVHLIALTKDLGLV is encoded by the coding sequence ATGTTTAATAAAGTTTTAGTTGCAGAAGATTTAGATAGTATTAGCATTGCGGTTGTTCAAGCACTAGAAGAAATTTCTATTGTAGAAATTCATCATTCTAAATATTGTGATGATGCCTTTTTGAAAGTAAAAAAAGCACTTCATGATAATGTACCCTATGACTTATTAATTAGTGATTTATCATTCAAAACAGACCATCGAGAAAATAGATTAAACTCCGGTGAAGAACTGATTGAAGCAGTAAAAAATGTACAACCAGATATCAAGACCATAGTATTTTCGATTGAAGATAAATCATTTAGAATACAATCTCTCTTTAATAATTTAGGAATTAATGCTTATGTTTCCAAAGGAAGGAAAAGTATTCCGGAACTTCAAAACGCAATTCAACGTATTCATTGCACTGACGAAAAAATAATCTCATCAGAATTATCTCATACTTTGAAAGACAAATCCATTTTTGAAATAGAAGCGTATGACATTTCCCTTTTAAAATTGTTATCTAAAGGACTTATTCTTGAAGAAATATCAGAAAATTTCAAAGAATCCGGAATAATTCCCAATGGTAGCAGCAGTATAGAAAAACGAATCAATAAACTTAAAGTATACTTTAAGGCTAATAACAATGTTCATCTTATAGCCTTAACTAAAGATTTAGGATTAGTATAA
- a CDS encoding endonuclease/exonuclease/phosphatase family protein, with protein sequence MKPHFFLLLFLIYSVGFSQTTLLSWNLENFGKSKSEETINYIASTLRCYDIIAIQEVVAGYGGAQAVAKLADELNRKGEKWDYVISDPTSSSAYKTERYAFIWKSSKIKKIGSAWLEKKYHLEIDREPYFCTFQYESKQFTVANFHAITKNKQPETEIKYFKFIPAEYPTLNLIFAGDFNCPQSHTVFNPLKKMGYQSILENQKTSLKKECKNEKCLASEFDNMYYNDSKINSINSGIISFYKNFNSLQEARIISDHIPIWFEFSLN encoded by the coding sequence ATGAAACCTCACTTTTTCCTCCTGCTTTTTCTAATTTACTCTGTTGGATTCTCACAAACGACACTCCTATCTTGGAACCTAGAAAATTTTGGCAAATCAAAATCAGAAGAAACGATAAATTATATCGCCAGTACATTAAGATGCTATGATATTATTGCTATACAGGAAGTTGTTGCTGGTTACGGCGGTGCTCAAGCAGTTGCAAAACTAGCCGATGAACTTAATCGTAAAGGAGAAAAATGGGATTATGTGATTAGTGATCCAACAAGCAGTAGTGCTTATAAAACGGAGCGCTACGCTTTTATTTGGAAATCGAGCAAAATTAAGAAAATTGGGAGCGCTTGGCTCGAAAAAAAATACCATTTGGAGATTGATAGAGAGCCTTATTTTTGCACGTTTCAATATGAGAGCAAGCAATTTACAGTTGCTAATTTTCACGCGATTACCAAAAATAAACAGCCCGAAACAGAGATTAAATATTTCAAATTTATACCAGCAGAATATCCTACCTTGAATTTAATTTTCGCAGGAGATTTTAATTGTCCGCAATCGCATACCGTTTTTAATCCTTTGAAAAAAATGGGTTATCAATCGATTTTGGAGAACCAGAAAACCTCATTGAAAAAAGAATGTAAAAACGAGAAATGCTTAGCTTCAGAATTTGACAATATGTATTATAATGACTCCAAAATCAACAGCATAAATTCCGGAATTATTTCGTTTTATAAAAATTTCAATTCACTTCAAGAAGCTAGAATAATTTCGGATCATATTCCTATTTGGTTTGAATTTTCCTTGAATTAA
- a CDS encoding isoaspartyl peptidase/L-asparaginase has translation MKIIIHGGFFSESSTNHETKVAKQNALERIAKDSYEFLKTHSAVETVVFAVSLLEDDELFNAGIGSQIQSDGKIRMSAAIMDGETQKMSGVINIEEVRNPVQVAQLLMEYDDRVLGGSGATNFARQNGFPAFSTEIPQRRTEFEAKLKASGTGTVGCVALDKNNKIAVATSTGGKGFEIPGRISDSATVAGNYANAFCGVSLTGVGEDIVSNATAAKIVTRVTDGFSLQEAFTKTFEELKPYDGFAGAIAIDNNGNVYHQDSHPTMFFASFDGDNFEVFE, from the coding sequence TTGAAAATAATTATACATGGTGGTTTTTTTTCGGAATCATCAACCAATCACGAGACAAAAGTAGCCAAGCAAAATGCCTTAGAGAGAATCGCTAAAGATTCTTATGAATTTTTAAAAACGCATTCTGCAGTAGAAACGGTGGTTTTTGCTGTTTCATTACTTGAAGATGATGAGTTGTTTAATGCAGGAATTGGTTCCCAAATACAAAGCGACGGAAAAATCAGAATGAGTGCGGCAATAATGGATGGTGAAACTCAGAAAATGAGTGGCGTTATCAATATTGAAGAAGTTCGAAATCCAGTTCAAGTTGCTCAATTATTGATGGAATATGACGATAGAGTGCTGGGCGGAAGTGGAGCCACTAATTTTGCTAGACAAAATGGGTTTCCTGCTTTTTCAACTGAAATTCCACAACGTCGAACTGAATTTGAAGCAAAACTAAAAGCCAGCGGAACAGGAACTGTGGGTTGTGTGGCATTAGATAAAAATAATAAAATTGCGGTTGCCACCTCTACAGGAGGAAAAGGTTTCGAAATTCCAGGAAGAATCTCAGATTCGGCAACGGTTGCAGGAAATTATGCCAATGCATTTTGCGGGGTAAGTTTAACTGGAGTGGGAGAGGACATTGTGAGCAATGCTACAGCTGCAAAAATTGTGACCAGAGTTACTGATGGTTTTTCTTTGCAAGAAGCCTTTACTAAAACCTTCGAAGAACTCAAACCGTATGATGGTTTTGCAGGTGCAATTGCTATCGATAATAATGGAAATGTGTATCACCAAGACTCACATCCCACTATGTTTTTTGCCAGTTTTGACGGGGATAATTTTGAAGTTTTTGAGTAG
- a CDS encoding cyanophycinase, which translates to MNILGKLIIIGGAVDKGSFTETNLDKNAVSNLNFFETGILKRIINESKHKENSRIEVITTASVIPKEIGPEYIKAFAYLNAKNIDILDIVRREQASDETILNRLKAADIVMFTGGDQLRLSSILGGTPFHDILLDKYHNEEFIYAGTSAGAAAASNNMIYQGSSSEALLKGEVKISSGLGLIDGVIIDTHFVQRGRIGRLFQAVVGNPRILGIGLGEDTGLLITNNKDMEAIGSGLVILVDGREIKDTNLTQVELGQPISISHLVTHVMSKFDTYNLETHKMHIHSSQYT; encoded by the coding sequence ATGAATATATTAGGAAAACTTATAATAATAGGAGGTGCGGTAGATAAAGGAAGTTTTACTGAAACCAATTTGGATAAAAATGCGGTAAGCAATTTAAATTTTTTTGAAACTGGCATTTTGAAAAGGATTATTAATGAATCAAAGCATAAAGAGAATTCTCGTATAGAAGTCATTACAACAGCTTCGGTTATTCCAAAAGAAATTGGTCCTGAATATATTAAAGCATTTGCATATTTGAATGCTAAAAACATTGATATACTTGACATTGTACGAAGAGAACAAGCATCGGATGAGACTATTTTAAATCGTTTAAAAGCGGCCGATATTGTGATGTTTACTGGAGGAGATCAATTGCGATTGTCATCGATACTTGGAGGGACGCCTTTTCATGATATTTTATTGGATAAGTACCACAACGAAGAATTTATTTATGCAGGAACATCTGCGGGAGCAGCGGCAGCTTCTAATAATATGATTTACCAAGGAAGTAGTTCAGAAGCTTTATTGAAAGGTGAAGTGAAAATTAGTAGCGGATTAGGATTGATAGATGGGGTAATTATTGATACGCATTTTGTACAACGCGGAAGAATAGGAAGGCTTTTTCAAGCAGTTGTTGGCAATCCTAGAATACTGGGAATTGGACTTGGAGAGGACACTGGTTTATTGATTACGAATAACAAGGATATGGAGGCGATAGGTTCCGGGTTAGTAATTTTAGTAGATGGGCGTGAGATAAAAGACACGAATTTGACACAAGTTGAATTAGGTCAACCCATTTCAATTTCGCATTTAGTGACACATGTCATGAGTAAATTTGATACTTATAATCTTGAAACGCATAAAATGCATATTCATTCTTCGCAATACACTTAA